The region CATTCAACCCCTGCCATTGCCGGTACCAACAATGCACGCGAGGCCCCTCTTATGCGTGTGATGGTCTGGCTTGTGACAAGCAGCGCGATGTCGTGCACTGCTGCAAACTTGGTGAATGTCGCAATCAGCTCGTTGATAATGGCGAATCTGCGTCCTGCAGCCCATCGTGATTGTTCTGTCTTGTTCCTCGCAGTGCGATCATCTACATTGCGGGGGTATGCGTTATCGACCAGGGTCGCGAGAGAGTCAACCACCACCAAGCTGGTGTTTTGTGGGAGAAAAGCAGCGGGCGGATGTACAAAGAGTGCCAAGAGGTGGGCAAGTGTTGGCAAAGCCATGTAGTGAAAGTGGCCGCGTACTCGATCTGGAGCTTTATCGGACGGTGAGTCTGGATCGGGTTCATCTTGGTGTTCAAGCTTGCCGGCGTATGAGGGTTGAATCTTGTCGGCGTATGAAGTGAGTATCTCCTCAACGCGGTGTTTGACCAACGGCGCACAGGCAGCATCTGCACACAATTAGCCCTCGTCTTCAGCACTAATGGAGTGTTGATCCCGAGTGCAACACTTGTACATACCAACCCATATTACTTGTTGCCCCTCGCGCAGTGCGGAGACTGCGGCCTGTATCCTTGATTCCCTCAGTCACGGTATTTCTGGGCAAGCTGCAATGCGGTCACATTTACCCAAATGCTGTCTTTCCGACACCTGACGGGCCGAAGACCTCAGTCACCTTGCCTCGAGTATATCCGCCTGATACATCGTGGCCCGGAAGGCTCAGCGGTGAAAGGACCTTGTCAAGCTGCGTGATGCCAGTTGATACGGTGCGGGCTCCGCGGGCATGAAGCTTCTGGAGAGCCTGAGAGGCGGAGACAGTGGGCAGTCTATCTACGGCTATATTAGCATTACAGCCAGGTTGAGGCATGTGCAATGGCTCACGCGACGTGGGGGAAGGTTGTGCCTCTTCGCTGGTCATGATGTATTGGAGGCAACTCCGCAGGATTCAGCGGGTCAATTCGGAAGCACAGTGGTCTCGTGATCTCGCGTGTATGCACATTACGTTTCGCGTTTCTCTTCAGTCGTCGTGACGCGTTGTGGTAAAGGCAAACAGCTGTGGAGAAGTCGTGTGTGGTAACGCTCAAACTGATGCGCTCATGGCACGATGTCACGCGCACAGGCGAACCGCGGCACATGACTCGCATACTTCTTCACCTCTTCGTGTTTCCTTCAGCACATTATGTCTGGAAACGTTGATTCCATAGTACCAGTGATCTGTTCTTTCACTCCTGAATAACACACCTGCCTCCTATGTGTTAGCGCCAACAGAATTCGCTGGGCGTGGAACTTGGCATGTGTTCGCGATAAGAGCCGCATTTTCATCTAGACCTCTGAACTGAACACGCGACAATTTCTCTCTCTCGCAGGACGTCTTTGCCTCATCAACATGGCGGACAACGCTTTCGAGCACATGTACATTACAGCTGCGAGGCTACTTTCGGATGCAGGCATTGACATCGCACCTCAGACCCTCCTCATTACGGCATTGGCAGCCATCTCCCCGTTCATAATATTGATTGTCATCGCTGTCGCGCAATCTCCAAAGGCACTACCTCCTCCAGCTGGATGTCGGAAACTTGGGCTCCAAGGAACTACTTATTTTGAGGACCAGTACTCGAAGAAGTATGCCAAAGGCGGCGACCCCACTCCGGCTAAGCCATGGACCGTGAAAGCGCTTTTTGTGTACCCTTTGAAGTCCGCTGCTCCAATCGAGCTGGATAAGAGCAAAATTCTTCTTACAGGCCTAAAGTACGACCGTCAGTTCACTCTAGCACAGCAAGTCACGAGCCTGCCATCAATGGACGGAAAAGTCACAAGCGAATGGCATTTCATGACCCAACGAAAGTTCCCCCGTCTTGCTAAAGTTGAGACCGAGATTTGGGTACCAGATCCATCGGCCAGAGATTACAAAGAAGATGGAGAGTGGGTGAAAAGTGATGGTTGTTTGGTCATTCGATTCCCCTTCTCTCCTGACACCGACTTTTCCATGGAAGGCCTTTTGAACTACGGCAAGATTCTAGCAGCAAGGCTTAGCCGAAAGCCAGAACCGATGCTTGAGTTTATGGTACCTTTCAACCCGCCACAGGAGAGAATCAAAAGCAAGGGATACAGGAGCGAGGTTCTGCGTATCTGGAAGGACAACCCAGTTGCGCTGAATATGAGCTCTGAAATTGATCGTGAGGTTTTTGAGAAGTTGAGATATACTCTTGGAGCCGCGAATCCGATTGCTCTGTTCAGAATTGATACCAATGCGTACCGGGAAGTTCATAAGTGCGCCCCGAAGAAGTATGAAGTGGGTTTTCAGACCGTCATTGGAATGCAGGATTCAGTATGTGCAGCCTTTACCAGCATGTTTTAAGTCGCTAACAAAAGGCAGTACCCTATTCACATCATCAATATGGCCTCTATCCACGACGTAGCGTCCAAACTTCCCACTGGCAAACCGGAACCCGAACACATCTGGCAGCGCCGACACACGCTCCTCGATGCTCTACGCTTCCGCGCAAATATCTATATAACTGGACCTCCTGCCTTTGCCGAAGACGACTGGAAGAAGGCAAAGCTGACCTCGTCCGATTCC is a window of Pyrenophora tritici-repentis strain M4 chromosome 2, whole genome shotgun sequence DNA encoding:
- a CDS encoding MOSC domain containing protein, which produces MADNAFEHMYITAARLLSDAGIDIAPQTLLITALAAISPFIILIVIAVAQSPKALPPPAGCRKLGLQGTTYFEDQYSKKYAKGGDPTPAKPWTVKALFVYPLKSAAPIELDKSKILLTGLKYDRQFTLAQQVTSLPSMDGKVTSEWHFMTQRKFPRLAKVETEIWVPDPSARDYKEDGEWVKSDGCLVIRFPFSPDTDFSMEGLLNYGKILAARLSRKPEPMLEFMVPFNPPQERIKSKGYRSEVLRIWKDNPVALNMSSEIDREVFEKLRYTLGAANPIALFRIDTNAYREVHKCAPKKYEVGFQTVIGMQDSYPIHIINMASIHDVASKLPTGKPEPEHIWQRRHTLLDALRFRANIYITGPPAFAEDDWKKAKLTSSDSSSLKLHISCRSTRCKLPNVDPKTAVADRNEPLTTLRNYRVIDAGSKNACLGMQVTPLEEGSVAVGDQIEVLETGEHLFIGGEGPKVDG